From the genome of Legionella beliardensis:
ATCAGCTATGTACATCTTTCTGGTAAAAATCCTTTTCTCTTAAGCTTAATGAACCTGATTGCGGCACTAAATCTCTAACCAACTTTCGTATCCTAAACGAATATTAATCCGTAAAATGGGAAAACATTATACAGATCTAGATTAAAATGATTAATTTCCCATAAAAAATTCTTCATTTTAGTGGAATTTCAGTATAATAGCTCTTTTCTTAAGATAGGATGCACCTAGCTATTTTAGAGCTTTAAAGGGGGGTTTAATATATTAAAGTTTGATCACTAATTATTCAAATTATAATATAATTAACCATCAAGTGTAAAAAAAATTGTAGACTGTAGAAAAGCATTTTTATATAGTCTTGTGCACTAACGCATCCAGGCTCTCAAGCCATTACTCAGGAGACGCTATGACCGAAAAGTTTGCCAAACTTAGCCTAGAGGGCCACGAGCCGGTAGAATTACCTATTTATAGCCCTACACTTGGTAATGATGTTATTGATATTAATAACTTAAGCCGGGTTGGTTTATTTACTTTTGATCCAGGGTTTGTTTCAACTGCTGCTTGCGAATCTAAGATTACCTTTATTGATGGCGATAAGGGTGTATTACTTTATCGAGGTTATCCTATTGAGCAATTAGCTGAGAAAAAAGATTTTCTGGATGTGAGTTATTTATTATTAAATGGCGAATTACCAAACGAAGAAGAGAAAAAAGACTTCGTTAGCCTGATTAATAACCATACCATGGTACATCAACAAATGTACCAATTTTTAAATGGCTTTCGACGTGACGCTCATCCCATGGCAATTATGGTAGGTATTGTGGGTGCCTTATCCGCTTTTTATCATGACTCCATGGATTTAACGAACCAATATGACAGGTATATTTCTGCAATACGATTAATCGCTAAAATGCCTACTCTTGCTGCCATGAGCTATAAATACTCAATAGGCCAGCCCTATATGTATCCTTTAAATAAAATGTCATATGCAGAAAATTTTCTGCATATGATGTTTGGTGTGCCCACAGAAAATGTGACACCTAATCCAATTATTGTTAATGCAATGGATACTATTTTTACCTTACATGCTGATCATGAGCAAAATGCCTCAACATCAACAGTAAGACTTGCAGGCTCAACAGGCGCTAATCCATTTGCTTGTATATCTGCGGGAATTGGTGCGCTTTGGGGTCCTGCCCATGGTGGTGCCAATGAAGCGTGCCTCAACATGCTACAAAACATTGGTGATGTTAAAAATATTAATCACTATATTAAGCGAGCTAAGGATAAAGATGATCCATTTCGCTTAATGGGCTTTGGCCATAGGGTTTATAAAAGCTATGACCCCCGTGCTAAGGTTATGCGCAAGACTTGCCATGCTGTATTACAAGCAGTAGGCGCGCTTGATTCACCACTTTTTAAATTAGCTATGGAACTTGAGCGTATTGCGCTTGAAGATGATTATTTTATTGATAAAAAGCTTTATCCAAATGTGGATTTTTATTCAGGATTAACTTTAAGCGCTATCGGCATTCCAACCAATATGTTTACTGTTATTTTTGCGCTAGCAAGAACAGTAGGCTGGATGTCTCATTGGATGGAAATGGTGGCTAGCCGCTCTAAACTCGGCCGTCCCCGCCAGCTATATACAGGCGAGAAAGAAAGAGATGTGCCTTAGGCTTAATTTTCCTATTGTTAAAAGCGCCCAGCCAAGCTAGGATTGGGCGTTCCAATCAACTTTTCTACTTAATACCTAAATAATTGATTTGACCGCTGTGACTCGGCATCTGTATCAGTGGCTCTTTTGGTAAATAAATTATATTTTTTAGCATAACTAAGATCAGATTCTCCTTCCCTTTTTGCCAGCTTTAAATAGACATTGCGGGTTGTTTCAGCAGCCAAATGTTGCTCTCGTTGATAGGCTTTAATGGCGGCAACAGCGAGTTGATTATTATTTTCCCTGGCAATCATTAAAGCATTTTTATTGGCGTCATTTTGCCAGGTTACACATGCACCTGCTTGTAGCAATAATGTGATTAACTCGCTGTCTTTTTTATGGTACTTACAAGCAAGCATCAGCGGCGTATTACCCTTAAGATTAGAATGATTAATTTTTATAAAGGGATGGGTCAGCAATAACTTAACTAACGCTGTATTCCCTGCTTTACATGCAAGACCAAGTACTGTTGTTTGATTAATTACACAAGTATTAATATCTAAGCCTTTTGCATTCATTAAAGCAATTAATATTGCTTTTTGATTTCTTCTAACACAAGACAGTAGCACACCTTTAATCTGCTCTAAAGTCAGGTAACTACGCCTACTGCTATTATGTAGCCTTATTAATTCTTCAAAACTATATTCATCACCGCTTTGAATACAAATATCGATAAAGCTATAGTCACGGCTATTTTTATGAAAAAAATGTTTATAAGTTAGGGAATAACTACTATTTAATTTTTCTAAGCGCAATCTTAAAGATTTATTCTCGGTAGAAATAAAATCGAGATTAAATATAAGATTACCCGATTCTTCAAAACTATCTTTTAACTGACTACTCAATTGTGCACTATCAAGCACAAGATAAGGATAATAAGTAGATTGCTCATACAGGTAATTAATATCAATAAATAACCAATAATTTGCTGCTTTTTTTAATCCAACCGCGTGACTTTCATTACTAACAACCATAGCTAAATGATCATTTTTTTTTATCAGCAAACTTAGTTGGTTAAAGAAATCTGTAGTATGGGTCAACGATTCAAACGCCACAGTCTTAGCAAAAATACGCTTAACAGGCTGCGTAATGCAGCCTTGTTGTGCTGCAGCAATAATATGATTAATGTTTACTTGTGTTAACCGCCTTGCATAAACATCTTCATAAGCGTCTGGTGATTGTGCCATACAAATCATTTCAATAAATGATTTGATTTCTAGTAGTTGATAGTCTTGCCATTTAATGGGTTGTTTATGTTTAACTTTATAAGTAATCGCATCAGTTTTTGGTAAAATCTGCCCTTTTTCTCGTCTAATTAAGTTAAGACGCTCATAAAACTCCTCTGCCTGTAGCAATGCCACCTCTTGCGCCCAGGTAATTGTAAAACCAAAGCAAATTCCTTGTTCAGGTCGGTAGTTAAAATGCTGCAATAAAGCAAGTAAATCATCGTGACTTAGCTTATTAGAAGATAAGCCTACGTGAGGAGGTAACAAGCGAGATTTAATTAACACCCCGAGCGCGAGAATAAACAGCAGCAAATAAATAAGATAAGCCATGTCGTTTACCCAGGAAGTCCCTTTAAAAAATCAAAACATAGTTTTGAATTAAATGTAAATAGATAAAAATAGAAAACGCCTGTATCTGCTAAATAAACTTTATTTAATACGCATCGGCTAAATACTTATTGATGACGCTTAGCATGAAACCAATTAAGCGCCAGCACAGTAGCGGCATCAATTAGTTGCATACCATCCATAAGTTGATAAACTTTTTCACGCTTTATAACGTGAGTCATGATTTCTTCATCATCTACGCCATGTAATTTACAGCTAGGCAACTCATTTACTTCAGCATAAAAAAGATAATTTTTCTCAGTTAGAAGGCCTGGGCTTTTGTATACAGTAGCAATAAGTTGAATGTCTTTAATTTCAATTCCTGTCTCTTCTTTCACTTCACGATAGGCAGCTTTTTTAGGACATTCTGCTTTATCAATGTTTCCGGCTACACATTCTAAGGTAAAGCAATCATCTTCAATTTTATTAAGAAATACACCCACCCGAAATTGTTGGCATAGTATAAAACTATCTTTAGCTGGTACATAAAGAAGAACCGATACTGAGTCATTTGTGTTTATTACTTCTCGATCATTGATTGCAATATAGTCCTTCTGAGAAGATAAGCTAGGCACTTTAAGACTAAGCTTAGAAATTTTCAAATAACCATCATGTAACGTTTGTTGATTTATAATCTTTACTTTTTTATTCATTTTTCTAATCCGTATTATTTTTAACTAGCTTAGTCGAATTAGCCGGAAAAAAGGATAGGGTGGATGTTAAGTCATTAATTTTTAAATATAAAAAAATTAAAAAACTACACAAATGCTTACATTTATGACATGATACGCCTGCAAATTTTAACTTATTTTTTAGGAATATTATGAAAGTAAAACAAAAAGGACTAATCTCTTTAGCGGCACTCGTCTTGTCTTCTGCTACTTATGCAACTGATTTATTAGCAACAAGACATTATGAGTTTGAACCAAATCAAGGGAAAGTATTAACGAATCCCTTTTTGTGGCAGCTCACTATGACATGTACTTTATCTACCCAAGATGAGAAGAGTTCTCTAACAGCTCACATGCTAAAGTACACAGGCATTGTTAATAATCATGTTCTTAAAGAGGGTGAAGAAGTTAGCCTTGATATCAAAGATCAAGATACCTTAAATATTAGTGTCGATGGCAGTGCGCAAGTAGAAATCACCAATCATGGCGCTTCAGTTATTACAGCGGATTGTGAGTTATAAATAGAACAGAGCATGCTCAGTTGAATATTACTCTTAAAGCTGAAGCATGCTTGATTTAAGAAAAGTGGTTATAACCCATACACTCAAAAGGAGCTTATGCAATCGAATACGAATTGTATTCTATTTGCTCCTTTTCTTTTTTCTCTTCAGGAGCCCACAGGCCATATATACCTGGCGATTTTATAATTGTTTTTTCCATTACATAATCGAAGTACCCAGGCGCATGAACCTCATCATAAGGGACTTTTTTCATTACTTGAAACCCTTGCTTTTTATAGAAGTTAACTGCCTTTTCATTATCAACATCGACCTCTAATTCTAGCCCAGAAATATTTTTCTCTTTTAAATACGAGTAGCATTGCTGTAATAAAATTGTCCCTAATCCTTTCCCTTGCTCTTCTTGTATTAGATAAATTTGATCTAAAAAAGCTGGTTTCTTATTCTCCTTAGGTAAAATGATATGTGCATAACCAACCATATTATTTTGTGAATTAGTAACAACCCATAATCTACGATTTATATCTTTAAGATAAGATTGAACCTTTTCTATTGAAAATCGGTCAGCAATTTCATGTGCAATAGCTTCTTCTCCCTGTTTAGCGATGTAGCTTGGGTAAGTTTCTCGCCAAGTTTTAATGATCAACGCGTGCAATTCTTTGCAATCTTTCTCTTCTGCTACACGAATTTCCATGGATTTAATAGCTCCTGATTTACATTTAACTAGGTAACACGTCCTTAAATAGCATGCGATAAGTTTTTAATCGCTTACCTTAAAGTCAAAATTCTTGATTATCTACATCTTCGTTTGTAATTTCTCCGTTAATTGATAAAGAAGAAATAGCTAGTGCTGGTGGTTTAAAGAAAGCAGCATTTTTAGCGATATTGCTTTTATGAGCTACGTCATAAAACACTTTTAATTCTTGTTTTAAATTAGGAAAATCCTTAGTTGTTCATCCTAAGGATAAACCTAAAAATATTTCATGTAAATTTAATAAATTGTTTATCTATAAAAAAAGAAAAGTCACGGAAGCTATTGGGCATTATTAGATTTATCGAACAAAAAAAAAAAATTATAATGACTGATAGCTAGCTGGTAAATAAAATCTGAAGCTAATATTAAAGCTAGCTTTACAGCCATTATTTATTTTATTTGCAAGTGAACGTCAATCTTGAAATAGTCAAAAATAAATTAACGCCCTCAACCGCTGCGAAAAAGTCATTTACATGATGTTACAATTGATGCCATTTACCAATTCATTTTCACCTTCAAAGCCTTCCTCTACAATAAGATTGGGGTTATTTTGAATAGTATTACTAATAAATTCAATGACATTATCTATCTCTGAAATTATTCCCATGTGCGGTAAAGGGAATTGATCTGCTCCAAAATAATCGATTAATTTCTGCCCTAATACCTCTAACTCATCATTTGTGTCCCAACTGATGTCCCATATTATTCTGAAATATTTTTGATAGGAGCTTTCTTTAATTGTATTTAATAAACTTAATAGTTGGTTCGCTGTGGTAATTTTTTCATGACTTTTAATAGAAGCAACAAAATGATTATTCAGAGCATTTGAATGAAGTTCTTTTTTTACTTGCTTTTCATTTTGAAATATCGTTAAAAATAAACTAAATTTATGGCCTTGTGCCTGCGCTATTATGCCAATTGGTGTATCTATATCAAAATAAATATAAAAACCCAGTAAGTCATTGTGGCTACCATACATTCCTCCGATACGCAGGAGCACAGGGCAAATAGGCTGTTTGGCTAATTCTTCAAAATTACAAGTTAGCTCTTGTGGCGTATAGGCGTTTGCTAAGGCAAGCTTTAAAAATCTGGTCGACAGATCATTAAAATGCTTACCAGCTAAATGATTTGGCAGATATTTTTGCGCATAAAGTATAATTTTCAACAAATGTACTCTTAATAATGCTACTCCTTCTATTAAGT
Proteins encoded in this window:
- a CDS encoding GNAT family N-acetyltransferase, with amino-acid sequence MEIRVAEEKDCKELHALIIKTWRETYPSYIAKQGEEAIAHEIADRFSIEKVQSYLKDINRRLWVVTNSQNNMVGYAHIILPKENKKPAFLDQIYLIQEEQGKGLGTILLQQCYSYLKEKNISGLELEVDVDNEKAVNFYKKQGFQVMKKVPYDEVHAPGYFDYVMEKTIIKSPGIYGLWAPEEKKEKEQIEYNSYSIA
- the gltA gene encoding citrate synthase, with product MTEKFAKLSLEGHEPVELPIYSPTLGNDVIDINNLSRVGLFTFDPGFVSTAACESKITFIDGDKGVLLYRGYPIEQLAEKKDFLDVSYLLLNGELPNEEEKKDFVSLINNHTMVHQQMYQFLNGFRRDAHPMAIMVGIVGALSAFYHDSMDLTNQYDRYISAIRLIAKMPTLAAMSYKYSIGQPYMYPLNKMSYAENFLHMMFGVPTENVTPNPIIVNAMDTIFTLHADHEQNASTSTVRLAGSTGANPFACISAGIGALWGPAHGGANEACLNMLQNIGDVKNINHYIKRAKDKDDPFRLMGFGHRVYKSYDPRAKVMRKTCHAVLQAVGALDSPLFKLAMELERIALEDDYFIDKKLYPNVDFYSGLTLSAIGIPTNMFTVIFALARTVGWMSHWMEMVASRSKLGRPRQLYTGEKERDVP
- a CDS encoding NUDIX domain-containing protein, producing the protein MNKKVKIINQQTLHDGYLKISKLSLKVPSLSSQKDYIAINDREVINTNDSVSVLLYVPAKDSFILCQQFRVGVFLNKIEDDCFTLECVAGNIDKAECPKKAAYREVKEETGIEIKDIQLIATVYKSPGLLTEKNYLFYAEVNELPSCKLHGVDDEEIMTHVIKREKVYQLMDGMQLIDAATVLALNWFHAKRHQ
- a CDS encoding ankyrin repeat domain-containing protein, which translates into the protein MAYLIYLLLFILALGVLIKSRLLPPHVGLSSNKLSHDDLLALLQHFNYRPEQGICFGFTITWAQEVALLQAEEFYERLNLIRREKGQILPKTDAITYKVKHKQPIKWQDYQLLEIKSFIEMICMAQSPDAYEDVYARRLTQVNINHIIAAAQQGCITQPVKRIFAKTVAFESLTHTTDFFNQLSLLIKKNDHLAMVVSNESHAVGLKKAANYWLFIDINYLYEQSTYYPYLVLDSAQLSSQLKDSFEESGNLIFNLDFISTENKSLRLRLEKLNSSYSLTYKHFFHKNSRDYSFIDICIQSGDEYSFEELIRLHNSSRRSYLTLEQIKGVLLSCVRRNQKAILIALMNAKGLDINTCVINQTTVLGLACKAGNTALVKLLLTHPFIKINHSNLKGNTPLMLACKYHKKDSELITLLLQAGACVTWQNDANKNALMIARENNNQLAVAAIKAYQREQHLAAETTRNVYLKLAKREGESDLSYAKKYNLFTKRATDTDAESQRSNQLFRY